A genomic window from Nocardioides jiangxiensis includes:
- a CDS encoding exodeoxyribonuclease VII small subunit yields MPETPVADLSYEAARDELVETVHRLEAGGTTLEESLALWERGEALAQRCQEWLDGARKRLDDVVADREQG; encoded by the coding sequence ATGCCTGAGACCCCCGTCGCCGACCTCTCCTACGAGGCGGCCCGCGACGAGCTCGTCGAGACCGTGCACCGGCTCGAGGCCGGCGGCACGACCCTCGAGGAGTCGCTGGCCCTCTGGGAGCGCGGCGAGGCCCTGGCCCAGCGCTGCCAGGAGTGGCTCGACGGGGCCCGCAAGCGGCTCGACGACGTGGTCGCCGACCGCGAGCAGGGCTGA
- a CDS encoding DUF4245 family protein, giving the protein MAQGSARYERSAAGMVGAMIVTLLVILAFVAFRALNREQLSVQPNQVDYLQVVKDLQGAGGVDPAYPERLPKGWIATRAVYNASNYAWELDVLTADGKYIGLRQAAVRDRDLLEDYGYDEVKQGPTVDIGAMVSPEWKSWSFKGHSGDTVYTTALGLQWGDEPNPARELGKGQTVLVFGSAPATVIRDFAASLVQDPRAS; this is encoded by the coding sequence ATGGCCCAGGGAAGTGCGCGGTACGAGCGCAGTGCCGCCGGCATGGTCGGCGCGATGATCGTCACGCTCCTCGTGATCCTCGCCTTCGTGGCGTTTCGCGCGCTCAACCGCGAGCAGCTGTCGGTGCAGCCGAACCAGGTCGACTACCTCCAGGTCGTCAAGGACCTGCAGGGCGCTGGCGGGGTGGACCCCGCCTACCCCGAGCGGCTGCCGAAGGGCTGGATCGCCACCCGCGCGGTGTACAACGCGAGCAACTACGCGTGGGAGCTCGACGTGCTCACCGCCGACGGCAAGTACATCGGCCTGCGCCAGGCAGCCGTGCGGGACCGCGACCTGCTCGAGGACTACGGCTACGACGAGGTCAAGCAGGGGCCGACGGTCGACATCGGAGCCATGGTCTCGCCGGAATGGAAGTCCTGGTCGTTCAAGGGCCACAGCGGCGACACCGTGTACACCACCGCTCTCGGGCTGCAGTGGGGGGACGAGCCCAACCCGGCGCGCGAGCTCGGCAAGGGCCAGACCGTCCTCGTCTTCGGTTCGGCCCCGGCGACGGTGATCCGGGACTTCGCGGCCAGCCTCGTCCAGGACCCGCGGGCGAGCTGA
- a CDS encoding zinc-binding dehydrogenase — translation MSTMKAAVVQQGEFSVTDLPVPTPGPGQLLLRVVRAGICGSDLHARSHTADLHALGRDLGYEAIMSPAQQVVMGHEFVGELVARGPKTKRSWTTGTRVVAVPMVKHGDEIHMTGFDVDAPGAYAEYLLVQEAFAFAVPDGVDDDKAAFTEPLAVAWHAVRRGEVGRRPAIVIGCGPIGLAVILMLKASGVKTIVASDLSPTRRELARRCGATVVVDPREQSPWTAYELKGPVGSVTELADFGLSAIGAMRKVPLLPWGRVMRAGEKLGAAPAGPVVFECVGVPGILDQIFAAAPVRSRIVGVGVCMEPDTVRTTLALNKEHEIRFVFAYDPEEFQHALHLIASGKVDPSPLHTGTVGLGDLTQAFTDLGDPEAHAKILVDPSL, via the coding sequence ATGTCCACGATGAAGGCCGCCGTCGTCCAGCAGGGCGAGTTCAGCGTCACCGACCTGCCGGTGCCGACCCCCGGACCGGGGCAGCTGCTGCTCCGCGTCGTACGCGCCGGGATCTGCGGGTCCGACCTGCACGCACGCTCCCACACCGCCGACCTCCACGCGCTCGGCCGGGACCTCGGCTACGAGGCGATCATGTCGCCGGCCCAGCAGGTCGTGATGGGCCACGAGTTCGTCGGCGAGCTCGTCGCGCGCGGCCCGAAGACGAAGCGCAGCTGGACCACGGGCACCCGCGTCGTCGCCGTCCCGATGGTCAAGCACGGCGACGAGATCCACATGACCGGCTTCGACGTCGACGCCCCCGGCGCATACGCCGAGTACCTGCTCGTGCAGGAGGCCTTCGCGTTCGCGGTGCCCGACGGCGTGGACGACGACAAGGCCGCCTTCACCGAGCCGCTCGCCGTCGCGTGGCACGCGGTGCGCCGTGGCGAGGTGGGCCGGCGTCCGGCGATCGTCATCGGCTGCGGGCCGATCGGGCTCGCCGTGATCCTCATGCTCAAGGCGTCCGGCGTGAAGACGATCGTCGCCTCCGACCTCTCCCCGACCCGGCGCGAGCTCGCGCGACGGTGCGGCGCGACGGTCGTCGTCGACCCGCGCGAGCAGTCGCCGTGGACGGCGTACGAGCTGAAGGGGCCGGTGGGCTCGGTGACCGAGCTCGCCGACTTCGGCCTCTCCGCCATCGGCGCCATGCGCAAGGTGCCGCTGCTGCCGTGGGGCCGGGTCATGCGAGCGGGCGAGAAGCTGGGCGCCGCTCCCGCCGGACCCGTCGTCTTCGAGTGCGTCGGCGTGCCCGGCATCCTCGACCAGATCTTCGCGGCTGCCCCCGTGCGTTCCCGGATCGTCGGCGTCGGCGTCTGCATGGAGCCGGACACCGTCCGCACGACGCTCGCGCTCAACAAGGAGCACGAGATCCGGTTCGTCTTCGCGTACGACCCCGAGGAGTTCCAGCACGCGCTGCACCTCATCGCGAGCGGCAAGGTCGACCCGTCGCCCCTGCACACAGGCACGGTCGGACTCGGCGACCTGACCCAGGCGTTCACCGACCTCGGCGACCCGGAGGCGCACGCCAAGATCCTCGTCGACCCCTCCCTGTGA
- a CDS encoding 4-hydroxy-3-methylbut-2-enyl diphosphate reductase, with protein sequence MSADLGLPPVLTPDEADKAVRLAAPRGYCAGVDRAVITVEKALDLYGAPVYVRKEIVHNKHVVGDLAARGAIFVNELDEVPQGATVVFSAHGVSPAVHAEAEQRQLKTIDATCPLVTKVHLEAVRFAKEDFDILLIGHAGHEEVEGTMGEAPDHTQLVEGPWDVEKIVVRDPSRVVWLSQTTLSVDETMATVKAIRERFPELLDPPSDDICYATQNRQLAVKEISPGTDLVIVVGSANSSNSVRLAEVALEAGARAAYRIDDASEIDEAWLDGVSTVSVTSGASVPEELVQGVISFLKARGFPDATQVHTAEESLIFALPPELRKDLKAAEQAVR encoded by the coding sequence ATGAGCGCTGACCTGGGCCTGCCGCCCGTCCTCACGCCCGACGAGGCCGACAAGGCGGTCCGCCTGGCCGCCCCCCGCGGCTACTGCGCCGGCGTCGACCGCGCCGTGATCACGGTGGAGAAGGCGCTCGACCTCTACGGAGCGCCGGTCTACGTGCGCAAGGAGATCGTCCACAACAAGCACGTCGTCGGCGACCTGGCGGCGCGCGGTGCGATCTTCGTCAACGAGCTCGACGAGGTCCCGCAGGGTGCCACGGTCGTGTTCTCGGCCCACGGCGTCAGCCCGGCCGTGCACGCGGAGGCGGAGCAGCGGCAGCTCAAGACGATCGACGCCACCTGCCCGCTCGTCACCAAGGTCCACCTCGAGGCGGTCCGCTTCGCCAAGGAGGACTTCGACATCCTGCTGATCGGCCACGCCGGCCACGAGGAGGTCGAGGGCACGATGGGCGAGGCGCCCGACCACACGCAGCTCGTCGAAGGTCCGTGGGACGTCGAGAAGATCGTCGTCCGCGACCCGTCCCGCGTGGTCTGGCTCTCCCAGACGACCCTGAGCGTCGACGAGACGATGGCCACGGTCAAGGCCATCCGTGAGCGCTTCCCCGAGCTGCTCGACCCGCCGTCCGACGACATCTGCTACGCCACGCAGAACCGCCAGCTCGCGGTCAAGGAGATCTCGCCCGGCACCGACCTGGTGATCGTGGTCGGCTCCGCCAACTCCTCCAACTCGGTTCGCCTGGCGGAGGTGGCCCTGGAGGCCGGCGCCCGCGCGGCGTACCGGATCGACGACGCTTCCGAGATCGACGAGGCGTGGCTCGACGGCGTGTCCACCGTGTCGGTGACCAGCGGCGCGAGCGTGCCCGAGGAGCTGGTCCAGGGAGTCATCAGCTTCCTGAAGGCCCGCGGCTTCCCCGACGCCACCCAGGTGCACACGGCCGAGGAGTCGCTGATCTTCGCCCTGCCGCCGGAGCTCCGCAAGGACCTGAAGGCTGCCGAGCAGGCGGTCCGCTGA
- a CDS encoding oxygenase MpaB family protein, translating into MLGLKTRAQLMKQYEPMADYGFLGPDSVSWKVWGHPTSYVLGFVRAVTIEHFDPNLAAAVIQSGGVKYRPATRYGRTLRYFGLQLFGGAEQTCKAADVLVKVHSKAIGHDPVTGGTYDANDGGSQLWIHVTAWHSILKCYEMFGPGKLTEDEENRFWEEMREVAKLQTIDPDLVPTTREAVHKYFEDWRPRLAASEGAQDMIKFILPIDVALPVDAPQWQKKALAPAIFLLSKAVISTYPKYMRDMAGLHQGRLTDAAVRLPVKAMHSLLYSSLNIRLAFMNFIAPQAVPVAAPAILGIAPLSDKVWEVREAQAHFGFDIPSEAHQDVREKQRKRVFEEGVKPSDEGLEESQAHIGSMDVHNAAKLGA; encoded by the coding sequence ATGCTCGGCCTCAAGACCCGCGCGCAGCTCATGAAGCAGTACGAGCCGATGGCCGACTACGGCTTCCTCGGCCCGGACTCGGTGTCGTGGAAGGTGTGGGGCCATCCCACGTCGTACGTCCTCGGCTTCGTGCGCGCGGTGACCATCGAGCACTTCGACCCGAACCTCGCGGCCGCCGTCATCCAGTCCGGCGGCGTGAAGTACCGCCCCGCGACCCGCTACGGCCGCACGCTGCGCTACTTCGGCCTCCAGCTCTTCGGTGGCGCCGAGCAGACCTGCAAGGCTGCCGACGTCCTGGTCAAGGTCCACTCCAAGGCGATCGGCCACGACCCCGTCACCGGCGGCACGTACGACGCCAACGACGGTGGTTCGCAGCTCTGGATCCACGTCACGGCGTGGCACTCGATCCTCAAGTGCTACGAGATGTTCGGCCCGGGCAAGCTGACCGAGGACGAGGAGAACCGCTTCTGGGAGGAGATGCGCGAGGTCGCGAAGCTGCAGACCATCGACCCCGACCTGGTCCCGACCACGCGCGAGGCGGTGCACAAGTACTTCGAGGACTGGCGCCCGCGTCTGGCTGCGTCCGAGGGCGCGCAGGACATGATCAAGTTCATCCTGCCGATCGACGTGGCGCTGCCGGTCGACGCCCCTCAGTGGCAGAAGAAGGCGCTCGCCCCGGCCATCTTCCTGCTGAGCAAGGCGGTCATCTCCACGTACCCGAAGTACATGCGCGACATGGCGGGCCTCCACCAGGGCCGTCTGACCGACGCCGCGGTGCGCCTGCCCGTCAAGGCGATGCACTCGCTCCTGTACAGCAGCCTCAACATCCGCCTCGCCTTCATGAACTTCATCGCGCCGCAGGCTGTCCCGGTGGCGGCGCCGGCGATCCTCGGCATCGCGCCGCTCTCGGACAAGGTCTGGGAGGTGCGTGAGGCGCAGGCGCACTTCGGCTTCGACATCCCGTCGGAGGCGCACCAGGACGTCCGGGAGAAGCAGCGCAAGCGCGTCTTCGAGGAGGGTGTGAAGCCGTCGGACGAGGGCCTCGAGGAGTCGCAGGCGCACATCGGCTCGATGGACGTGCACAACGCCGCGAAGCTCGGCGCCTGA
- the xseA gene encoding exodeoxyribonuclease VII large subunit, which produces MALDTSPEAPAPVRQIAQAISGWVDRLGAVWVEGQVAQVSRRQGMATVFLVLRDPIADISISVTCSRVLFDSLNPPLVEGASVIVHAKPTFYAPRGTLSLQARDIRMVGLGELLARLERRRQLLAAEGLFDHALKRPLPFLPSKVGLVTAPGSAAERDVLEVARRRWPAVSFEIAYAAMQGTRSAPEVIAGLERLDKDPDVDVIVIARGGGSVEDLLPFSDETLIRAVHRARTPVVSAIGHEPDQPLLDLVADVRAATPTDAAKRVVPDMAEQVDLLHGARSRLRRAIEGRVAAEQARLDMVRSRPSLAAPHSLLDNRSAEVVALVERARRTLTHRLDRAADEIGHQRARARALSPLATLERGYAVVQDTAGHVVTTTVGVQAGASLSIRVSDGRIAATVAADHIPDSASEGPDHA; this is translated from the coding sequence ATGGCTCTCGACACGTCCCCGGAGGCTCCTGCCCCGGTCCGGCAGATCGCCCAGGCGATCTCGGGATGGGTCGACCGCCTCGGAGCGGTGTGGGTCGAGGGCCAGGTCGCCCAGGTCAGCCGCCGCCAGGGCATGGCCACCGTCTTCCTGGTGCTGCGCGACCCGATCGCGGACATCTCGATCTCCGTGACCTGCTCGCGGGTGCTCTTCGACAGCCTCAACCCGCCGCTCGTCGAGGGCGCCTCGGTCATCGTGCACGCCAAGCCGACCTTCTACGCGCCGCGGGGCACGCTGTCGCTGCAGGCACGCGACATCCGTATGGTCGGCCTCGGCGAGCTGCTCGCCCGGCTCGAGCGGCGCCGCCAGCTGCTCGCCGCCGAGGGACTCTTCGACCACGCGCTCAAGCGGCCGCTGCCCTTCCTCCCGTCGAAGGTCGGCCTGGTCACGGCTCCCGGGTCGGCCGCCGAGCGCGACGTCCTCGAGGTGGCACGCCGCCGCTGGCCGGCGGTCTCGTTCGAGATCGCGTACGCCGCGATGCAGGGCACGCGGTCGGCCCCGGAGGTGATCGCCGGGCTGGAGCGCCTCGACAAGGACCCCGACGTCGACGTGATCGTGATCGCGCGCGGTGGCGGCTCGGTCGAGGACCTGCTGCCGTTCAGCGACGAGACGCTCATCCGGGCGGTGCACAGGGCGCGCACCCCGGTCGTCTCCGCGATCGGCCACGAGCCGGACCAGCCCTTGCTCGACCTGGTCGCCGACGTCCGTGCTGCCACCCCGACCGATGCGGCCAAGCGCGTCGTGCCGGACATGGCGGAGCAGGTCGACCTGCTGCACGGCGCCCGGTCCCGGCTGCGCCGCGCCATCGAGGGCCGTGTGGCCGCCGAACAGGCACGCCTGGACATGGTGCGCTCCCGTCCGTCACTCGCCGCCCCGCACTCGCTCCTCGACAACCGCTCAGCCGAGGTCGTGGCGCTCGTCGAGCGTGCCCGGCGCACGCTCACGCACCGCCTCGACCGCGCGGCCGACGAGATCGGCCACCAGCGGGCGCGGGCGCGGGCTCTCTCACCACTGGCCACCCTCGAGCGCGGCTACGCCGTCGTCCAGGACACGGCGGGCCACGTCGTCACGACGACCGTCGGCGTGCAGGCGGGCGCTTCCCTCAGCATCCGGGTGAGCGACGGTCGCATCGCGGCCACCGTCGCCGCCGACCACATCCCCGACTCCGCCAGTGAAGGACCTGACCATGCCTGA
- a CDS encoding sterol desaturase family protein, with protein sequence MDLAAVWHAIENPILFALPVFAACIAVEAAFYAWDARNDRAAAGERGYLPVDTRTSLSMGAGALVAMVFFKTITLVLFVWLWQEVAPWHLPVTWWSWALLLLVTDFTWYCNHRFSHVVRIGWAAHQAHHSSEYFNLGTALRQKWNPWSEAIFWLPLPLLGFEPWMIYVVFGANLVYQFFSHTERIGRLWAPIEYVFNTPSHHRVHHGSDDIYLDRNYGGILIIWDRIFGTFQPEVFTPRYGLTSPVGTYNLLELEYGEYRNIWRDVRAARGLRARLGYVFGPPGWNPVDGRPVLPANDDPARRPMAAAVTAGRE encoded by the coding sequence ATGGACCTCGCCGCCGTCTGGCACGCGATCGAGAACCCGATCCTCTTCGCCCTCCCCGTCTTCGCCGCCTGCATCGCGGTCGAGGCGGCGTTCTACGCCTGGGACGCGCGCAACGACCGCGCGGCGGCGGGTGAGCGCGGCTACCTGCCCGTCGACACCCGGACCAGCCTGTCGATGGGCGCCGGGGCCCTCGTGGCGATGGTCTTCTTCAAGACGATCACGCTCGTGCTCTTCGTCTGGCTCTGGCAGGAGGTGGCGCCCTGGCACCTCCCCGTCACCTGGTGGAGCTGGGCACTCCTGCTGCTGGTCACCGACTTCACCTGGTACTGCAACCACCGCTTCTCGCACGTCGTCCGCATCGGCTGGGCGGCGCACCAGGCACACCACTCCAGCGAGTACTTCAACCTCGGCACCGCACTGCGCCAGAAGTGGAACCCCTGGTCGGAGGCGATCTTCTGGCTGCCGCTTCCCCTCCTCGGCTTCGAGCCGTGGATGATCTACGTGGTCTTCGGCGCCAACCTCGTCTACCAGTTCTTCAGCCACACCGAACGGATCGGCCGGCTGTGGGCGCCGATCGAGTACGTCTTCAACACCCCCTCGCACCACCGCGTGCACCACGGCTCCGACGACATCTACCTCGACCGCAACTACGGCGGCATCCTGATCATCTGGGACCGGATCTTCGGCACCTTCCAGCCCGAGGTCTTCACGCCCCGCTACGGACTCACCTCACCAGTCGGGACCTACAACCTCCTCGAGCTCGAGTACGGCGAGTACCGCAACATCTGGCGCGACGTCCGCGCCGCGCGCGGCCTCCGGGCCCGGCTCGGCTACGTCTTCGGCCCGCCGGGCTGGAACCCGGTCGACGGCCGTCCGGTACTCCCCGCGAACGACGACCCCGCCCGGCGCCCCATGGCCGCTGCCGTCACCGCCGGACGTGAGTAG
- a CDS encoding exodeoxyribonuclease III, which yields MRIATWNVNSLRTRIDRVEAFLQRHDIDVLAIQETKAKEEQIPLMGLQMLGYDVAAVGYDQWNGVAIVSRVGLEDVTVGFEGMPTFKDASEARALGATCGGVRVWSLYVPNGRKPDDPHYAYKLEWLAALRAAAGEWSSVPTALVGDWNICPTDEDVFDVSQFRNSTHVTPAERDAFAAFGEDGWLEVTRSHAAGYTYWDYYRQRFERDRGLKIDFAICSPPLASRVTGAFIDREERDPTVFAGAPSDHAPVIVDIAD from the coding sequence ATGCGCATCGCCACCTGGAACGTCAACTCGCTCAGGACCCGCATCGACCGCGTCGAGGCGTTCCTGCAGCGCCACGACATCGACGTCCTCGCCATCCAGGAGACGAAGGCGAAGGAGGAGCAGATCCCGCTGATGGGGCTGCAGATGCTCGGCTACGACGTCGCCGCCGTGGGCTACGACCAGTGGAACGGCGTCGCGATCGTCTCCCGCGTCGGCCTCGAGGACGTGACGGTGGGCTTCGAGGGGATGCCGACCTTCAAGGACGCCTCGGAGGCGCGCGCACTCGGCGCGACGTGTGGAGGGGTGCGGGTCTGGTCGCTCTACGTCCCCAACGGACGCAAGCCCGACGACCCGCACTACGCCTACAAGCTCGAGTGGCTGGCGGCCCTGCGCGCCGCCGCCGGAGAGTGGTCCTCGGTGCCGACCGCCCTGGTCGGCGACTGGAACATCTGCCCCACGGACGAGGACGTCTTCGACGTCTCGCAGTTCCGCAACTCCACGCACGTGACCCCGGCGGAGCGCGACGCGTTCGCGGCCTTCGGCGAGGACGGGTGGCTCGAGGTGACGCGCTCGCACGCGGCGGGCTACACGTACTGGGACTACTACCGGCAGCGCTTCGAGCGCGACCGCGGCCTGAAGATCGACTTCGCGATCTGCTCGCCGCCCCTCGCGTCCCGGGTCACCGGTGCCTTCATCGACCGCGAGGAGCGCGACCCCACGGTCTTCGCGGGAGCTCCCTCGGACCACGCGCCCGTCATCGTCGACATCGCCGACTGA
- a CDS encoding TetR/AcrR family transcriptional regulator: protein MSRDTASQTPRRKYAARVPVDERREQLLDAALTVLARDGFDNVTIEAISKEAGVTRPVVYSAYDGLEPLLHALLDRTRNRALAQAMQVLVESGTPEDVDTWIVTAIDGLIEQVVADPDVWRPVLGVTRGAPAVVRDRIEETRELIRGYLEAGIETGIQLRGGPDVDSRILSHVVLVMAEEFGRLILEDPPRYSRERMVDAVAGFLRAAPPPAP, encoded by the coding sequence GTGAGCCGAGACACAGCGTCACAGACACCGCGCCGCAAGTACGCCGCGCGCGTGCCCGTCGACGAGCGTCGCGAGCAGCTGCTCGACGCCGCGCTGACCGTGCTGGCCCGCGACGGCTTCGACAACGTCACCATCGAGGCGATCAGCAAGGAGGCCGGCGTGACCCGGCCGGTCGTCTACAGCGCGTACGACGGCCTGGAGCCGCTGCTCCACGCCCTCCTGGACCGCACCCGCAACCGCGCGCTCGCCCAGGCGATGCAGGTGCTCGTCGAGTCGGGCACGCCCGAGGACGTCGACACCTGGATCGTCACCGCCATCGACGGGCTCATCGAGCAGGTCGTGGCCGACCCCGACGTGTGGCGCCCGGTCCTCGGCGTGACGCGGGGAGCACCCGCCGTCGTCCGCGACCGGATCGAGGAGACCCGCGAGCTGATCCGCGGCTACCTGGAGGCCGGCATCGAGACCGGCATCCAGCTGCGCGGCGGCCCCGACGTCGACAGCCGGATCCTCTCCCACGTCGTGCTGGTGATGGCCGAGGAGTTCGGGCGACTGATCCTCGAGGACCCGCCGCGCTACTCCAGGGAGCGCATGGTCGACGCCGTCGCCGGCTTCCTCCGCGCCGCACCTCCCCCGGCTCCGTGA
- a CDS encoding L-threonylcarbamoyladenylate synthase produces MARYIDLHPENPQPRVIEQLVEMLKDDALIALPTDSGYALVSRLDNHDGKDRILSIRGLDDKHHFTLLCKDFSQLGTFVHVDNHVFRAVKGVTPGPYTFILEATREVPRRLMHPKKKTVGVRIPDHAIVHALVEAMGEPLMASTLILPGETEPRSMGWDIKEELDHLVDAVVEAGECPAVPTTVVDYSDGTPEVVRRGAGDADRFEA; encoded by the coding sequence ATGGCCCGCTACATCGACCTCCACCCGGAGAACCCGCAGCCGCGGGTCATCGAGCAGCTCGTCGAGATGCTCAAGGACGACGCCCTCATCGCGCTGCCCACCGACTCGGGCTACGCCCTCGTCTCCCGCCTGGACAACCACGACGGCAAGGACCGGATCCTGTCGATCCGGGGCCTCGACGACAAGCACCACTTCACGCTGCTCTGCAAGGACTTCAGCCAGCTCGGCACCTTCGTGCACGTCGACAACCACGTCTTCCGGGCGGTGAAGGGCGTGACCCCGGGTCCCTACACCTTCATCCTCGAGGCCACGCGCGAGGTGCCGCGGCGCCTCATGCACCCGAAGAAGAAGACCGTTGGCGTCCGCATCCCCGACCACGCGATCGTGCACGCGCTCGTCGAGGCGATGGGGGAGCCGTTGATGGCCTCGACCCTGATCCTCCCGGGCGAGACCGAGCCGCGGTCGATGGGCTGGGACATCAAGGAGGAGCTCGACCACCTCGTCGACGCGGTCGTCGAGGCCGGTGAGTGCCCGGCGGTGCCGACGACCGTGGTCGACTACTCCGACGGCACGCCCGAGGTCGTACGCCGCGGGGCGGGAGACGCCGACCGCTTCGAGGCCTGA
- a CDS encoding DUF6542 domain-containing protein produces MTAAPTIWDEGTESARRVVLLGVALTLTVTALDLVIGRGLGIIFDIGFVLIAPALALRVHPRDFFPISVTPPLLMLGLFLAIAADDASVIARADDGLVQATLSGLAHHSWALVLGYAACLAFLQIRRKRIAAGLARPRRAQASKRSASPAPRRTTSGVPSE; encoded by the coding sequence GTGACCGCCGCTCCGACGATCTGGGACGAGGGCACCGAATCGGCGCGCCGGGTGGTGCTCCTCGGTGTCGCGCTCACGCTGACCGTGACGGCCCTGGACCTGGTCATCGGTCGCGGGCTCGGGATCATCTTCGACATCGGGTTCGTGCTGATCGCCCCGGCACTGGCCCTGCGGGTGCACCCGCGCGACTTCTTCCCGATCAGCGTGACGCCGCCGCTGCTGATGCTCGGGCTCTTCCTGGCGATCGCGGCGGACGACGCCTCGGTGATCGCCCGGGCCGACGACGGCCTGGTCCAGGCGACGCTCTCGGGGCTGGCGCACCACTCGTGGGCGCTCGTCCTCGGCTACGCGGCCTGCCTGGCGTTCCTGCAGATCCGGCGCAAGCGGATCGCCGCCGGGCTCGCCCGGCCGCGCCGGGCTCAGGCCTCGAAGCGGTCGGCGTCTCCCGCCCCGCGGCGTACGACCTCGGGCGTGCCGTCGGAGTAG
- a CDS encoding DivIVA domain-containing protein, translating to MANIDVDRVRFSPVRLREGYDMGEVDQHLDLVKQTLAALDAAVTGSAPVPGALPSPRFTPVRLREGYDMGEVDAFLDEVAAEEARLRGLAGRGIAVPDAPQTDPVIDPSAPDRVTDVSAPAEVVDVSAPPTGDAAYPELIREGSSGTGLAVVALVVLVALVLALVLL from the coding sequence ATGGCGAACATCGACGTCGACCGCGTCCGCTTCTCCCCCGTGCGGCTCCGTGAGGGGTACGACATGGGCGAGGTCGACCAGCACCTCGACCTGGTCAAGCAGACCCTGGCCGCCCTCGACGCAGCGGTCACGGGCTCTGCGCCGGTGCCCGGCGCGCTGCCCTCGCCGCGCTTCACGCCCGTGCGGCTGCGCGAGGGGTACGACATGGGCGAGGTCGATGCGTTCCTCGACGAGGTGGCCGCCGAGGAGGCCCGCCTCCGCGGACTCGCGGGGCGCGGCATCGCGGTGCCGGACGCACCGCAGACCGACCCCGTGATCGACCCGAGCGCGCCCGACCGGGTCACCGACGTGAGCGCGCCCGCCGAGGTGGTCGACGTCAGCGCACCGCCGACCGGCGACGCGGCGTACCCCGAGCTGATCCGTGAGGGGTCCTCCGGCACAGGTCTGGCCGTCGTCGCGCTGGTCGTGCTCGTGGCCCTCGTCCTGGCCCTCGTGCTGCTCTGA
- a CDS encoding TetR/AcrR family transcriptional regulator, producing MTSDRSPAKLPRDQREALLLDAAREEFGAQGYAGASLGAIATRAGVSKALVLTYFGSKDGLYAACASRAGVNLAERIEKVITSPLGPEAMALATLTAIFEGLEGRQQDWNVLTDRTAPGGTTAGDAVRDQRRTIAEQASRGVASLERFATLEADDREILTSIWMSAVTAVVHWWQRHPDRGVQEMAERCGRILATLVD from the coding sequence GTGACATCGGACCGCTCCCCCGCCAAGCTGCCCCGCGACCAGCGGGAGGCCCTGCTGCTCGACGCAGCACGGGAGGAGTTCGGCGCACAGGGCTATGCGGGCGCATCGCTGGGGGCGATCGCCACGCGCGCAGGGGTCAGCAAGGCGCTGGTGCTGACCTACTTCGGCTCCAAGGACGGCCTGTACGCCGCGTGCGCCTCCCGTGCCGGCGTCAACCTGGCCGAGCGGATCGAGAAGGTGATCACCTCTCCCCTCGGCCCGGAGGCGATGGCCCTCGCGACGCTCACCGCCATCTTCGAGGGCCTGGAGGGACGCCAGCAGGACTGGAACGTCCTCACCGACCGCACCGCCCCCGGCGGCACCACGGCGGGCGACGCCGTCCGCGACCAACGCCGCACGATCGCGGAGCAGGCCAGCCGCGGCGTCGCCAGCCTGGAGCGCTTTGCGACGCTCGAGGCCGACGACCGCGAGATCCTCACCAGCATCTGGATGAGCGCCGTCACCGCGGTCGTCCACTGGTGGCAGCGCCACCCCGACCGCGGCGTCCAGGAGATGGCCGAGCGTTGCGGGCGGATCCTGGCGACGCTCGTCGACTGA